In Silene latifolia isolate original U9 population chromosome X, ASM4854445v1, whole genome shotgun sequence, the following proteins share a genomic window:
- the LOC141622594 gene encoding 3-ketoacyl-CoA thiolase 2, peroxisomal isoform X2, translating to MERAINRQKVLLDHLRPPSSSDHSYEVFLSASNCAAGDSASYHRTSAFGDDVVIVAAYRSPLCKAKRGAFKDTYPDDILAPVLKALIEKTNVNPAEVGDIVVGTVLAPGSQRASECRMAAFYAGFPETVAVRTVNRQCSSGLQAVADVAAAIKAGFYDIGIGAGLESMTTNPMAWEGSVNPKVKEFVQAQDCLLPMGVTSENVAQRFGVTREEQDQAAVDSHRKAAAATAAGKFKDEIVPIKTKLVDPKSGDEKPITVAMDDGIRPSTTVADLAKLKPVFKKNGTTTAGNSSQVTDGAGAVLLMKRSVAMRKGLPILGVFRTFAAVGVDPAIMGIGPAVAIPAAVKAAGLELDDIDLFEINEAFASQFVYCQKKLGLDPAKINVNGGAMAIGHPLGATGARCVATLLHEMKRRGKDCRFGVISMCIGTGMGAAAVFERGDAADELVNARTVSANGLLSKDAR from the exons GCGTCTAATTGTGCTGCTGGAGATTCTGCTTCTTATCATAGGACTAGTGCTTTTGGGGATGATGTTGTCATCGTAGC AGCATACCGCAGTCCGCTTTGTAAGGCGAAACGAGGTGCTTTCAAAGACACGtatcctgatgatattcttgCACCAGTTTTGAAG GCATTGATAGAGAAAACTAATGTGAACCCAGCTGAAGTTGGAGACATTGTTGTGGGAACTGTTCTTGCCCCAGGATCTCAGAGAGCTAGTGAATGTAGGATGGCAGCATTCTATGCTGGTTTTCCGG AGACTGTTGCTGTAAGAACTGTGAATAGGCAGTGTTCTTCAGGCCTCCAGGCAGTTGCTGATGTAGCTGCAGCCATCAAAGCTGGATTCTATGACATTG GTATTGGTGCAGGTTTAGAGTCAATGACGACAAACCCCATGGCATGGGAAGGATCCGTAAATCCTAAA GTTAAAGAATTTGTTCAGGCGCAAGATTGTCTTCTTCCTATGGGCGTGACTTCGGAAAATGTTGCACAACGATTTGGCGTTACAAGGGAAGAGCAGGACCAGGCAGCG GTGGATTCTCACCGCAAAGCTGCTGCTGCCACTGCTGCTGGtaaatttaaagatgaaattgtACCAATAAAAACCAAG CTTGTGGACCCTAAATCTGGAGATGAAAAGCCTATCACTGTTGCTATGGATGATGGTATTCGGCCAAGCACAACCGTGGCTGACCTAGCAAAATTGAAGCCTGTATTCAAGAAAAATGGGACGACAACTGCTG GGAACTCTAGCCAGGTGACTGATGGTGCTGGAGCCGTGCTACTTATGAAAAGAAGTGTTGCTATGCGCAAAGGGTTACCTATTCTCGGTGTATTTAG GACTTTCGCTGCCGTTGGAGTTGACCCTGCTATCATGGGAATTGGGCCAGCTGTTGCAATCCCGGCTGCTGTCAAGGCTGCTGGCTTAGAACTCGATGATATTGATCTTTTTGAAATAAATGAG GCATTTGCATCTCAGTTTGTGTATTGTCAGAAGAAGTTGGGTCTTGATCCCGCAAAGATCAATGTAAATGGAGGGGCAATGGCAATAGGGCATCCTTTAGGTGCAACAG GTGCTCGTTGTGTTGCTACCTTATTGCATGAGATGAAGCGTCGCGGAAAAGATTGCCGGTTTGGAGTTATATCAATGTGTATAG GGACTGGAATGGGAGCAGCTGCAGTTTTCGAGAGAGGGGACGCTGCTGACGAGCTAGTCAATGCTCGTACAGTTAGCGCAAATGGGCTACTCTCCAAAGATGCTAGATGA
- the LOC141622594 gene encoding 3-ketoacyl-CoA thiolase 2, peroxisomal isoform X1: MERAINRQKVLLDHLRPPSSSDHSFEAFLSASNCAAGDSASYHRTSAFGDDVVIVAAYRSPLCKAKRGAFKDTYPDDILAPVLKALIEKTNVNPAEVGDIVVGTVLAPGSQRASECRMAAFYAGFPETVAVRTVNRQCSSGLQAVADVAAAIKAGFYDIGIGAGLESMTTNPMAWEGSVNPKVKEFVQAQDCLLPMGVTSENVAQRFGVTREEQDQAAVDSHRKAAAATAAGKFKDEIVPIKTKLVDPKSGDEKPITVAMDDGIRPSTTVADLAKLKPVFKKNGTTTAGNSSQVTDGAGAVLLMKRSVAMRKGLPILGVFRTFAAVGVDPAIMGIGPAVAIPAAVKAAGLELDDIDLFEINEAFASQFVYCQKKLGLDPAKINVNGGAMAIGHPLGATGARCVATLLHEMKRRGKDCRFGVISMCIGTGMGAAAVFERGDAADELVNARTVSANGLLSKDAR, from the exons ATGGAAAGAGCAATTAATAGGCAAAAAGTTTTGTTAGATCATCTTCGTCCACCATCTTCATCTGATCACAGTTTCGAAGCTTTCCTCTCT GCGTCTAATTGTGCTGCTGGAGATTCTGCTTCTTATCATAGGACTAGTGCTTTTGGGGATGATGTTGTCATCGTAGC AGCATACCGCAGTCCGCTTTGTAAGGCGAAACGAGGTGCTTTCAAAGACACGtatcctgatgatattcttgCACCAGTTTTGAAG GCATTGATAGAGAAAACTAATGTGAACCCAGCTGAAGTTGGAGACATTGTTGTGGGAACTGTTCTTGCCCCAGGATCTCAGAGAGCTAGTGAATGTAGGATGGCAGCATTCTATGCTGGTTTTCCGG AGACTGTTGCTGTAAGAACTGTGAATAGGCAGTGTTCTTCAGGCCTCCAGGCAGTTGCTGATGTAGCTGCAGCCATCAAAGCTGGATTCTATGACATTG GTATTGGTGCAGGTTTAGAGTCAATGACGACAAACCCCATGGCATGGGAAGGATCCGTAAATCCTAAA GTTAAAGAATTTGTTCAGGCGCAAGATTGTCTTCTTCCTATGGGCGTGACTTCGGAAAATGTTGCACAACGATTTGGCGTTACAAGGGAAGAGCAGGACCAGGCAGCG GTGGATTCTCACCGCAAAGCTGCTGCTGCCACTGCTGCTGGtaaatttaaagatgaaattgtACCAATAAAAACCAAG CTTGTGGACCCTAAATCTGGAGATGAAAAGCCTATCACTGTTGCTATGGATGATGGTATTCGGCCAAGCACAACCGTGGCTGACCTAGCAAAATTGAAGCCTGTATTCAAGAAAAATGGGACGACAACTGCTG GGAACTCTAGCCAGGTGACTGATGGTGCTGGAGCCGTGCTACTTATGAAAAGAAGTGTTGCTATGCGCAAAGGGTTACCTATTCTCGGTGTATTTAG GACTTTCGCTGCCGTTGGAGTTGACCCTGCTATCATGGGAATTGGGCCAGCTGTTGCAATCCCGGCTGCTGTCAAGGCTGCTGGCTTAGAACTCGATGATATTGATCTTTTTGAAATAAATGAG GCATTTGCATCTCAGTTTGTGTATTGTCAGAAGAAGTTGGGTCTTGATCCCGCAAAGATCAATGTAAATGGAGGGGCAATGGCAATAGGGCATCCTTTAGGTGCAACAG GTGCTCGTTGTGTTGCTACCTTATTGCATGAGATGAAGCGTCGCGGAAAAGATTGCCGGTTTGGAGTTATATCAATGTGTATAG GGACTGGAATGGGAGCAGCTGCAGTTTTCGAGAGAGGGGACGCTGCTGACGAGCTAGTCAATGCTCGTACAGTTAGCGCAAATGGGCTACTCTCCAAAGATGCTAGATGA